One window of the Torulaspora delbrueckii CBS 1146 chromosome 6, complete genome genome contains the following:
- the SPT6 gene encoding chromatin-remodeling histone chaperone SPT6 (similar to Saccharomyces cerevisiae SPT6 (YGR116W); ancestral locus Anc_3.460) translates to MSNPEDGVREEIVRKEEDPIANGDMDDKGPSDEEEGEDVFDSSDDDEDLEDDEEEAKKIKEGFIVDDEEENAIEGTASKKRRKHKRRAREEEEDDRLSEDDLDLLMENAGVKRTTSSAPSGGKLKRLKRAGGEEELQDEESRKGTPAGADSGSKLEDFFSDEEEDEDEATSRDRGSRDHHHENEVPDDEENRRGSKGAVMDELDDFIEDDEFSDEDEETRQQRIKERKALRDHRMKQPVHITGLSSDKIDEMYDIFGDAHDYDWALEIENEELEQGFTEEAAANEEGEDADDLELGASKATKKKITLQDIYDLQDLKRNLMTDEDMVIRRADIPERYQELRAGLTNYNSLTSEDQELEKNWITDKISVDKNFDPAYDLTEFKECIGNAIKFISQENLEVPFIYAYRRNYISSREKDGFVLTEDDLWEIVSLDIEFHSIIYKRDYVKKFYQELNVTDPIVDEYFKNQSTGSTAELNSLQDVYSYLEFTYAQEINDLLSRNSGKKHLKNSSYEKFKSSALYQAVGDIGITAQHVGENINSQHQINVPVDHPTLRPQEVIESILSANSADLQVFTSNTKLALDTVKKYYALEISKNTKVREKVRSDFYKYYLADVILTSKGKREIQRGSIYEDIKYAIKRTPQHFRRDPDVFLRMLEAESLNLMTVRIHMSSQAQYIDHMFQIALETTNTSQLATEWNNFRKAAFDQAMEKIFSDISREIKDDLSKTCEKLVAKTIRHKFMTKLDQAPYVPNPKDPKIPKVLTLTCGQGRFGADAIIAVFLNRKGEYVRDYKIVDNPFDRSNPEKFEETLDDIIQNCQPNAIGINGPNPKSQKFYKRLQEVIHKKQVVDSRGHTIPILYIEDEVAVRYQNSERAAQEFPNKPPLVKYCIALGRYMHSPLNEYGNLSTEELGSLAIHPHQSLLPREKLLKALETAFVDIVNLVGVEVNKATDSSYYASVLKYISGFGKRKAIDFLESLQRLNEPLLARQQLITHNILHKTIFMNSAGFLYISWNEKRQKYEDLEHDQLDSTRIHPEDYHLATKVAADALEYDPDAIAEKEEQGTMSEFIEILREDPERRSKLESLNLESYAEELEKNTGQRKLNNLNTIVLELLDGFEELRNDFHPLHGEEIFQSLTGENEKTFFKGAIVPVRVERFRHNDIMCVTNSLVECIVNAQRHAGAQYKRPPGDIYEIGKTYPSKVVFIDYENITAEVSLLEQDVKHQYVPVNYSKDPSIWDLKQELEDSEEEKKITMAEARAKRTHRVINHPYYVPFNGKQAEDYLRSKERGDFVIRQSSRGDDHLVITWKLDKDLFQHIDIQELDKENPLALGRVLVVENQRYHDLDQIIVEYLQNKVRLLNEITSNEKFKRGNKKEVIKFIEDYSKVNPNRSVYYFCFNYSNPGWFYLMFKLNAQSKLYTWNVKLTHTGFFLVNYNYPTVIQLCNGFKTLLKSSGRNRSTY, encoded by the coding sequence ATGTCCAACCCTGAAGATGGAGTCAGGGAGGAGATTGTTAGGAAGGAAGAGGATCCTATAGCTAATGGAGATATGGATGATAAAGGGCCCagtgatgaggaagaaggaGAGGACGTTTTTGACtcttcagatgatgatgaggacTTGGAggatgacgaggaagaagccaagaagatTAAGGAAGGGTTCattgttgatgatgaagaagagaatgcCATTGAAGGGACTgcttcgaagaagagaagaaagcatAAGAGAAGAGCTagagaagaggaggaagatgacaGGCTTTCTGAGGATGACTTGGATCTGCTAATGGAAAATGCGGGTGTCAAACGTACTACTTCCTCGGCTCCCTCGGGAGGTAAGCTAAAAAGGTTAAAGAGGGCAGGTGGTGAGGAAGAGCTACAGGATGAGGAATCCAGGAAGGGAACCCCAGCTGGCGCAGACTCCGGTTCGAAACTAGAAGATTTCTTttctgatgaggaagaagatgaagacgaagcTACAAGTCGTGATAGAGGTTCTCGCGATCACCACCATGAGAATGAAGTGccagatgacgaagaaaaCCGTAGAGGTAGTAAAGGTGCTGTGATGGATgaacttgatgatttcatcgagGATGACGAATTTTcagatgaggatgaagagacGAGACAACAGAGAATCAAAGAGAGAAAGGCCCTACGAGATCATAGGATGAAACAACCAGTGCATATTACAGGTCTTTCTTCGGAtaagattgatgaaatgTATGATATTTTCGGTGATGCACATGATTACGACTGGGCTTTGGAGATTGAGAACGAAGAGCTTGAACAAGGGTTTACGGAAGAAGCTGCCGCTAATGAGGAAGGTGAGGATGCAGACGATCTTGAACTTGGTGCATCAAAGGCTACCAAAAAGAAAATTACTCTGCAAGATATTTACGATTtgcaagatttgaagagaaatttgatgacCGACGAGGATATGGTTATTAGGAGAGCTGATATACCGGAAAGATACCAAGAACTTAGAGCAGGGCTGACTAATTACAATTCACTCACTTCAGAAGaccaagaattggaaaagaattGGATTACTGACAAGATTTCTGTTGACAAAAACTTTGATCCAGCTTATGACCTCACAGAATTTAAAGAATGCATCGGTAACGcaatcaaattcatctcGCAGGAAAACTTGGAGGTACCTTTCATTTATGCATATCGTCGTAACTACATTTCTTCAAGGGAGAAAGATGGCTTCGTCTTGACTGAAGACGATTTGTGGGAAATTGTGAGCTTGGACATTGAATTTCACAGTATTATTTACAAGAGAGATTACgtgaagaaattttatcAGGAATTAAATGTCACTGACCCTATCGTGGAcgaatatttcaaaaatcaGAGCACTGGTTCCACTGCAGAATTGAATTCTTTACAGGACGTTTACAGCTATTTGGAGTTCACATACGCCCAAGAGATAAACGACCTTCTGTCTAGAAACTCGGGGAAGAaacatttgaaaaattccagtTACGAAAAGTTCAAATCGAGCGCCCTGTACCAAGCGGTTGGTGATATAGGTATTACGGCGCAGCATGTCGGTGAGAATATTAACTCACAACACCAAATTAATGTCCCAGTGGACCACCCAACTTTGAGACCTCAAGAGGTAATTGAATCGATTTTAAGCGCAAACAGTGCGGATCTTCAAGTGTTTACCTCGAACACTAAATTGGCTCTCGACACTGTCAAGAAGTACTACGCGCTCgaaatttccaagaacACGAAGGTCAGAGAAAAAGTAAGATCTGACTTCTACAAGTACTACTTGGCAGATGTGATATTGACCTCCAAAGGTAAAAGAGAGATCCAAAGAGGTTCGATTTATGAAGACATCAAGTATGCTATCAAGAGAACGCCTCAACACTTCAGAAGGGATCCAGATGTCTTTCTGCGTATGTTGGAGGCTGAATCGCTGAATCTCATGACCGTTAGAATTCACATGTCTTCTCAGGCTCAGTACATTGACCACATGTTCCAAATAGCTTTGGAGACAACGAATACATCTCAGCTGGCAACAGAATGGAACAACTTCCGTAAGGCTGCCTTTGACCAGGCcatggaaaagatcttttccgATATCTCCCGTGAAATCAAGGACGACTTATCCAAAACTTGTGAAAAGTTGGTTGCTAAGACAATTCGTCATAAGTTTATGACTAAACTAGATCAAGCTCCTTACGTTCCTAATCCAAAGGATCCAAAGATCCCAAAGGTCTTGACTTTAACCTGTGGTCAGGGTAGATTCGGAGCAGACGCTATTATTGCTGTCTTCTTGAACCGTAAGGGAGAGTACGTCAGGGACTACAAAATTGTTGACAATCCGTTCGACAGATCGAACCcagaaaagtttgaagaaaccttaGATGATATCATTCAGAACTGTCAACCTAACGCCATTGGTATCAACGGtccaaatccaaaatctcaaaagTTCTATAAGAGACTTCAGGAAGTCATTCACAAGAAGCAAGTAGTCGATAGCAGAGGCCATACGATTCCAATTCTCTatattgaggatgaagtaGCCGTTCGTTACCAGAATTCTGAACGTGCCGCCCAAGAATTTCCTAACAAGCCACCACTTGTGAAATACTGTATTGCACTTGGCCGTTACATGCATTCTCCACTAAACGAGTATGGTAATCTATCAACTGAAGAGCTGGGATCCTTGGCAATTCACCCTCATCAATCGCTACTCCCTCGTGAAAAGCTTCTCAAAGCGCTAGAAACCGCTTTCGTTGATATTGTCAATTTAGTCGGTGTCGAGGTTAACAAGGCTACGGATAGTTCCTACTATGCAAGCGTCTTGAAGTACATCTCAGGATTTGGTAAGCGTaaagcaattgatttcCTAGAATCCTTACAGAGACTGAACGAACCATTATTAGCACGTCAGCAACTCATTACTCACAATATTCTGCACAAGACAATTTTCATGAACTCAGCTGGTTTTCTGTACATTTCTTGGAACGAGAAGAGACAGAAATACGAGGACCTTGAGCACGATCAGCTTGATAGTACAAGAATCCACCCAGAGGACTATCATCTGGCTACTAAGGTTGCTGCAGATGCTCTTGAGTACGACCCTGATGCGATCGCTGAAAAGGAAGAGCAAGGTACGATGAGTGAGTTTATTGAGATATTACGTGAAGATCCTGAGCGTAGATCGAAATTGGAATCGCTGAACCTAGAGTCCTATGCTGAAGAGCTGGAGAAAAACACGGGACAGAGAAAGCTGAATAATCTAAACACCATCGTTTTAGAACTACTAgatggatttgaagagttaAGAAACGATTTCCATCCTCTACATGGTGAAGAGATTTTCCAAAGTTTAACAGGTGAGAACGAAaagactttcttcaagggTGCTATTGTTCCGGTGAGAGTCGAGAGATTTAGGCATAACGACATAATGTGTGTCACGAACTCATTAGTGGAATGTATCGTTAACGCGCAACGTCACGCAGGAGCCCAATACAAGAGACCTCCTGGTGACATTTATGAGATAGGCAAGACTTACCCTTCTAAAGTGGTCTTCATTGACTACGAGAATATCACTGCGGAAGTATCTTTACTGGAACAGGACGTCAAACATCAATATGTTCCAGTTAATTACAGCAAAGACCCTTCGATCTGGGATTTGAAGCAAGAGCTAGAAGACtccgaagaagagaagaaaattaCCATGGCAGAGGCCCGTGCAAAGAGAACTCATCGTGTCATTAATCATCCTTACTACGTTCCATTCAATGGTAAACAGGCAGAAGACTATCTAAGAAGTAAAGAACGTGGTGACTTCGTGATAAGACAGTCTAGTCGCGGTGATGACCACCTAGTCATCACATGGAAGCTTGACAAAGATTTATTTCAGCACATTGATATACAAGAACTCGACAAGGAAAACCCGCTAGCTTTAGGTAGAGTATTGGTCGTTGAAAATCAAAGGTATCACGATTTGGATCAAATTATCGTCGAATATCTACAAAACAAAGTGAGACTCTTGAATGAAATCACGTCaaatgaaaagttcaaacGTGGTAACAAAAAGGAGGTGATTAAATTCATTGAGGATTATTCAAAAGTCAATCCAAACAGATCTGTCTATTATTTCTGCTTCAACTACAGTAACCCTGGTTGGTTCTATTTGATGTTCAAACTTAATGCACAAAGCAAACTTTACACTTGGAATGTTAAACTGACGCATACAGGCTTTTTCCTCGTCAATTATAACTACCCAACTGTGATCCAATTGTgcaatggtttcaagacGCTGCTAAAATCCAGCGGTAGGAACAGGAGCACTTACTGA
- the YLH47 gene encoding Ylh47p (similar to Saccharomyces cerevisiae YLH47 (YPR125W); ancestral locus Anc_3.461) — translation MKLASSTLINCRLSVANAHKYVGLLQWNARRLNTSSSKPVSKPSSTEVSKSPITAKPVDKPSLWSRIKHEAKHYRDGTKLLGFEIKISSRLLLKSSAGYELSRRELLQLKRTTSDIVRLVPFAAFVLVPFAELLLPIALKLFPNLLPSTYESVKDKQSKLESLRKTRKLVSGIIKGNISHFKPTDISEEHKKVFNEFYQHVRQTGEPESRQQLIQVARLFKDDTVLDNVTRSYLVALAKYINLRPFGTDVMLRYRIRYKMLELKKDDLSIYYEGVEQLSPTELFNACASRGIKCNNVEDSVLRDNLKIWLNMRLKDKIPSTLLIMATAYNYGEITSKKSLYDALCDVLSGIPDELYHEVKVNVVQEDSISPKQKLLQLKEQEEIMKEEEQQEKNAIVRVRDQLSLDDLDHQDQQGKESSKKRQEKH, via the coding sequence ATGAAATTGGCCTCAAGTACTTTGATCAACTGTCGACTGTCGGTGGCTAATGCCCATAAATATGTTGGATTATTACAATGGAATGCTCGAAGATTGAATACCAGCTCTTCGAAACCGGTCTCTAAACCTTCTTCTACAGAAGTGAGCAAATCTCCGATAACTGCGAAACCAGTTGACAAACCTTCATTATGGTCTAGAATCAAGCATGAAGCCAAGCACTATCGTGATGGTACCAAATTGCTCGGTTTTGAGATAAAGATCTCTTCGAGACTGCTGTTGAAGTCTTCTGCCGGCTATGAGCTgtcaagaagagagctaTTACAGCTGAAAAGAACTACTTCAGATATTGTGAGATTAGTACCGTTTGCAGCATTCGTTTTAGTGCCATTTGCAGAGTTACTTTTACCCATTGCGCTGAAATTGTTCCCAAATCTGTTGCCTTCAACTTATGAATCGGTTAAGGACAAGCAATCGAAGTTGGAAAGTCTAAGAAAGACCAGAAAGTTGGTTTCTGGAATTATAAAGGGAAATATCTCTCATTTCAAGCCAACAGACATATCTGAAGAGCATAAGAAAGTATTCAATGAGTTTTACCAACACGTTCGTCAGACAGGCGAACCTGAGTCACGTCAACAGCTAATCCAAGTCGCAAGACTGTTTAAAGATGACACTGTGCTAGATAACGTAACCAGATCCTACCTGGTTGCTTTGGCCAAGTACATCAACTTACGCCCATTCGGAACAGATGTCATGTTGCGTTATAGAATCAGATATAAGATGCTtgagttgaaaaaagatGATCTATCAATCTACTATGAAGGCGTCGAGCAATTGAGTCCTACAGAACTGTTCAATGCATGTGCTTCAAGAGGTATCAAATGCAACAACGTCGAGGACTCTGTGCTGAGAGAtaacttgaagatctggCTCAACATGAGACTGAAGGACAAAATCCCATCCACCCTTCTTATCATGGCGACAGCCTACAATTACGGTGAGATCACATCCAAGAAATCTCTATATGATGCATTGTGCGATGTTCTAAGTGGTATTCCTGATGAACTTTACCATGAAGTTAAGGTCAACGTTGTGCAAGAGGACAGCATTTCACCAAAGCAGAaactcttgcaattgaaggaacaagaagaaatcatgaaggaggaagaacaaCAGGAGAAGAATGCAATTGTTAGAGTTAGAGACCAACTAAGCCTCGATGACCTAGATCATCAGGACCAACAAGGTAAAGaatcttccaagaaacGCCAAGAAAAGCATTGA
- the TDEL0F03470 gene encoding pyridoxine 4-dehydrogenase (similar to Saccharomyces cerevisiae YPR127W; ancestral locus Anc_3.462), with amino-acid sequence MVEQSAINKLKQDLSAIDTGYGLMSLTWRAEPIPETQAHETMKRVVELAQSKGHKAFFNCGEFYGPNRINLTYIRDFFVKNPELRKYVIISCKGGCDCETLTPKGKHDDVIKSVEASVAAIGGFIDIFEVARLDLSLCTNGETYPYESFEALAEMVDNGAIGAISLSEVTAEQIRGISKDWHKYLVSVEVELSMFTKAILTNGVVKANNDLNLVTILYSPLGRGLLTGAVTSSKDIPAGDFRNLLKRFDDESLRQNLTLLDFLRDEIIAKRPANNEITLPQVALGWDKYWNKTGEYPNTHFLPIPSGSSVKKLEENFDEAKTQITAEEFRKINDFLKNFKTVGDAYEMR; translated from the coding sequence ATGGTCGAACAATCTGCAATCAACAAGCTAAAGCAAGATCTCTCTGCGATTGACACCGGATATGGGCTGATGTCGCTTACGTGGAGGGCTGAGCCCATTCCAGAGACCCAGGCTCACGAAACTATGAAAAGAGTCGTTGAATTGGCTCAATCTAAAGGCCATAAggcatttttcaactgtgGTGAGTTTTATGGACCCAATCGGATCAATCTGACCTACATCAGGGAtttttttgtcaagaatCCAGAATTGAGGAAGTATGTGATCATCAGTTGTAAGGGTGGTTGCGACTGTGAAACCCTTACTCCCAAGGGAAAACATGACGATGTTATCAAAAGTGTGGAGGCATCAGTTGCAGCCATTGGTGGTTTTATTgacatctttgaagtcgCTAGATTGGATTTGAGTCTATGCACTAATGGCGAAACATACCCTTATGAGTCCTTTGAAGCATTGGCCGAGATGGTTGACAATGGTGCCATCGGTGCCATTAGTTTGAGTGAGGTCACTGCTGAGCAGATCCGTGGAATTTCCAAGGACTGGCACAAGTATTTGGTCAGTGTGGAGGTTGAACTATCGATGTTCACCAAAGCGATTTTGACCAATGGTGTCGTTAAAGCAAATAATGACCTAAACTTGGTCACTATTTTGTACTCTCCATTGGGTAGAGGATTGCTGACTGGTGCAGTTACTAGTAGTAAAGATATACCAGCTGGTGATTTCAGAAACCTACTGAAGAgatttgatgatgaaagtttGAGACAAAACCTGACATTACTTGACTTCTTAAGGGACGAAATCATCGCTAAGAGACCTGCAAATAACGAGATTACACTACCACAAGTAGCCCTTGGTTGGGACAAGTATTGGAACAAGACAGGCGAGTACCCCAACACTCACTTTTTACCAATCCCAAGTGGTTCCAGTGTAAAAAAACTCGAGGAGAACTTTGATGAAGCCAAGACTCAAATCACCGCTGAGGAGTTTagaaaaatcaatgatttcttgaagaacttcaagaCTGTAGGTGACGCTTAcgagatgagatga
- the ANT1 gene encoding Ant1p (similar to Saccharomyces cerevisiae ANT1 (YPR128C); ancestral locus Anc_3.463) has product MASLEAAFTGAVASSVANVAVYPLDLAKTLLQTQLKQSAEKVEPIEENETYDNTLDCILKVYRKRGLSGMYQGMSTSVLANFIQSFCYFFWYTLVRKYYFRFKFTRAKFKGNVRFSTIEELLLGMVAAATSQLFTNPISVISTRQQTIDSNGEGANTSAIVKQILKENNGDIRGLWRGLKVSLVLTINPSITYASYQELKRLMFSVDDFSVTGQELSARQNFSLGVLSKMISTVITQPLIISKVSLQRAGSHFTNFQQVMFYLYKNEGLLSLWKGLRPQLAKGVLVQGLLFMFKGELTKILRKVIFLYSNFLIKRH; this is encoded by the coding sequence atggCAAGTCTAGAAGCAGCGTTCACTGGTGCGGTTGCTTCATCAGTGGCTAATGTGGCCGTTTACCCTTTGGATTTAGCAAAGACGTTGTTGCAGACTCAATTGAAACAGTCTGCTGAGAAAGTCGAGCctattgaagagaatgaaacGTATGATAATACGTTGGACTGTATCTTAAAAGTATACAGAAAAAGAGGTCTATCAGGTATGTACCAGGGAATGTCAACGTCCGTTCTGGCCAACTTCATTCAGAGTTTCTGCTATTTCTTCTGGTATACCCTGGTAAGGAAGTACTATTTTAGATTCAAATTCACCAGGGCAAAATTTAAAGGAAATGTCAGATTCTCGACTATCGAGGAGTTGTTGTTGGGAATGGTTGCAGCAGCAACTTCACAACTCTTCACTAATCCTATATCAGTGATTTCTACGAGGCAACAGACTATAGATTCAAATGGTGAGGGTGCCAATACGTCTGCAATAGTCAAacaaatcttgaaagaaaacaatGGCGATATAAGAGGGCTCTGGAGGGGTTTGAAAGTATCTCTTGTTCTGACAATCAACCCTTCGATCACATATGCATCCTATCAGGAGTTAAAGAGACTCATGTTCTCAGTCGATGACTTTTCTGTGACTGGTCAAGAATTGTCAGCTCGACAAAATTTCTCCCTAGGTGTTTTATCCAAGATGATCTCAACTGTTATCACTCAACCTTTGATTATTTCGAAAGTTTCGTTACAAAGAGCAGGTTCTCATTTTACAAACTTTCAACAGGTTATGTTTTACCTCTACAAGAATGAGGGACTATTATCGCTTTGGAAAGGGCTAAGGCCACAGTTAGCCAAGGGAGTTCTAGTGCAAGGATTACTCTTCATGTTCAAGGGAGAACTCACAAAAATTTTGCGTAAGGTGATCTTTTTGTATTCGAATTTCCTTATCAAAAGACATTAA
- the SCD6 gene encoding Scd6p (similar to Saccharomyces cerevisiae SCD6 (YPR129W); ancestral locus Anc_3.464), with the protein MSQYIGKTISLISVTDNRYVGLLEGIDSDKGTVTLQNVRCFGTEGRKNWGPDEIYPNPTVYKIVKFNGNEVKDLGILDVKLEEVQPVLPPQHVLQPPTSAGQQPAQPQQQAQPQVPAAVAGYGVYAPEPSAVRPTSTTTTTTTEVSSAPQRTAATHREEHQTKSRNDDQRRQPSHNRKVEIPKEDFDFQGSNAKFTKDEVHTEEAEPDKPEPNEESHPDQFYNKKSSFFDSISTSTETNTNLRWQEEKAMNLDTFGQASARPRFGRGGQRGGRGGRGRGRGRGRGGRGGYQNRNNFNQNDNQRGQQPHSQQIEF; encoded by the coding sequence ATGTCACAATATATTGGTAAGAcgatctctttgatctctgTAACTGACAATCGGTACGTCGGTCTTCTTGAGGGTATCGATTCCGACAAAGGTACAgttactttgcaaaatgttCGTTGTTTTGGTACTGAAGGACGTAAGAATTGGGGACCCGATGAGATATATCCTAATCCAACTGTTTACAAGATTGTGAAGTTCAATGGTAATGAAGTTAAGGATTTGGGTATTCTAGACgtgaaattggaagaagtaCAACCGGTTTTGCCTCCACAGCATGTGCTACAACCACCAACTTCAGCTGGCCAACAGCCTGCTCAGCCCCAGCAGCAAGCTCAACCTCAGGTTCCAGCTGCTGTGGCAGGCTATGGTGTATATGCACCAGAGCCATCCGCAGTCCGACCTACATCTACCACCACCACTACTACTACTGAAGTCTCATCTGCACCACAGCGTACTGCCGCAACACATCGTGAAGAGCATCAGACCAAAAGTCGTAACGATGACCAAAGGCGCCAGCCTTCGCATAACAGGAAAGTCGAGATCCCAAAGGAGGACTTTGATTTCCAGGGCAGTAACGCAAAGTTCACCAAAGACGAGGTACATACTGAGGAGGCTGAGCCAGACAAACCAGAACCAAACGAAGAGTCTCATCCCGATCAGTTTtacaacaagaaatcttctttcttcgacAGCATCTCGACCTCTACAGAGACAAACACAAATTTAAGATGgcaagaagagaaagccATGAACTTGGATACCTTTGGGCAGGCTTCTGCTAGACCAAGATTCGGTCGTGGCGGTCAAAGAGGTGGAAGAGGTGGAAGAGGTAGAGGTAGAGGTAGAGGTAGAGGTGGAAGAGGAGGTTACCAAAATAGAAACAACTTCAACCAAAATGACAACCAAAGAGGTCAGCAACCTCACTCACAACAAATTGAGTTTTAA
- the NAT3 gene encoding peptide alpha-N-acetyltransferase complex B subunit NAT3 (similar to Saccharomyces cerevisiae NAT3 (YPR131C); ancestral locus Anc_3.465), whose translation MTSIQPFEATDLFNLNEVNLDILTENFPLDFYFEYLILWPELFFKSTELTLKDDRRNISGYMMAKTEGRGQLWHSHITAVTVAPTFRRISLASKLCEALETITDSRPHETNFIDLFVKCNNSLAVKLYEKLGYSVYRRVVGYYNSSEDGYPSTLKNVDDDKDAFDMRKSMPRDQGRSVRIDGRKHKCYPHDVRF comes from the coding sequence ATGACCAGTATTCAGCCCTTTGAAGCCACAGATCTGttcaatttgaatgaagTGAACCTGGATATACTGACAGAGAACTTTCCATTAGATTTTTACTTTGAATACCTTATCCTGTGGCCTGAactattcttcaaaagtacCGAATTGACTTTAAAAGATGATCGTCGAAATATTTCAGGGTATATGATGGCTAAGACCGAAGGAAGAGGTCAATTATGGCATTCGCATATAACTGCTGTTACTGTGGCCCCAACTTTTCGAAGAATATCGCTAGCGTCAAAACTTTGCGAAGCACTCGAGACCATCACTGATTCGCGACCTCATGAAaccaatttcattgacCTCTTTGTCAAATGTAATAATAGTTTGGCAGTAAAACTTTATGAAAAGTTAGGTTATAGTGTTTACAGACGAGTAGTTGGCTATTACAACTCTAGTGAAGATGGTTATCCTTCCACACTGAAAAATgtcgatgatgataaagatgcATTCGATATGAGGAAAAGCATGCCCAGAGATCAAGGTCGTAGTGTAAGAATCGATGGTAGAAAGCATAAATGTTATCCTCACGATGTAAGGTTTTGA